AAAGATTTCCAAATTTGTAcacattcttcttttttcacgcCGATTAAACCAGGAAAACTTTACTCGATGACCGTTTTTGTCCACGCTCTACTCTATTTATCTACCTACGAATACTGTAGAAAATCTAGAAAGGTCAACTGAAGATGTATCAAAAGATCGGCAACGTAACACAATTAAGAGCATGTGGAAAATTACAGTTCTCTTCAGTTACCAACTCATTTGCATTGAAAGCATATCAGGACATCGGTAATGTAGAAATCTGAGGTTATGCCTGTGGCAGTTAAAATCTACCACGTCTTTGACCCGGGGTTCGTAATCTTTCAAAATCTTCGTTGAATCGAGCTAACGTCGCGGATTCGTGTATGCAGAATTCGCTCTGCGTTCATTGGCTGCAGAGTTCCGGTTAAAATCGCGTGAAGACGAGAACAAACCTGATGATAACAGCACAAAAACATGCGAGTTACGTTGGAGTAGAATCACCGAGAAGAGTAGAATAATAGTTGACGGTTCGCTCAGAAAATTGGCAGTTTTTTAGGGGAAAGTTAAGCCCGCGTTCAAGAACGGCAGAGACATTTATATTATCGTAAGTGGGTTAATTTTGTCGTTAGCAATGTATATCTAATGCAGTATAcaccattttttattctgcgTTCCTTTTGCCGAACAGCCACGTGTATCGCTGGTCATATAAGGTTCGATGCAAACGAGACTAGCattattcaaatatctcaAACTTTATACGTTATAGATCCTGTATATAGATCGCAATTTGCACGAGtacaattttctcacaaaaCGCCGATTGCTTTTGTTTCGTATAAGCAGGtaacaattgtaatttaaCAACCCCATGTTTTCAGCTGACACTCGAAatcttggagaaaaaaaatgcagcaGCCAACTTCTAGGCTGCATAATCTAATGGCCAAATATAGGGTAAAACCCAGCTATGAACTGATATCCAGTGAAAATGGTCAAGGCTTTAACAAATTTGTTATGCGAATCATCTGCCCAATTTCACGGGACAGTTTGACCCTGACAGCCGAGGGTTGTTACGGCCTATCCAAAAAAGAAGCCAAATGCAATGCCGCTGAAGCTTTTATGGAAAAGTATTTGAATGCAAACTATAAAACATTCGCAAGAACACAGGAATATACAACGTGCGTGATTAATATCGATCCAGTTAACAGACATCTCGTCCTAcaggtaaatatttttaaatcattcaaCAAAGGAAGCTCTATTCAGACTAATGTGACATTTTgtcgaattatttttgcagAATCTTTGCTCACTAAATAACTTGGGTCAGCCTAAATACGCAGACATGTCTGTGGACTCTCTGCATTCAACAGTTTTTAAGGTAGAGTGCAAAGTTTTTTATCTATGTGCTGTAGGTCAAGGTCGAAGTAAAGATGCAGCCAGGTTAGAGGCTACTAcaaagatgataaaaattcttaTGGAGGCAGCATCTATTTGTGAGATCTTTGAATCAGAGTCGATGATATCGTCGCACAGCAATGACATCGTTTGTTTGAGCGATAATTTGCGAGGACCACAGCTTTCGGTTCCCATTTGTATATTTGGTAAACGAAAATCAAGTAACGTATTGACCGAAGTGTGTGCTGTCAACGATGCATCTATGAAGTCAGGTTCCAAAACCTCTGTTGATTCAAATTTGGGGAACAAACCTTATGGATTATTCAAATACaggaataaaataagagaACGTGAACAAGATTCTGCTGATGCAGCAGCAAGCGTTGAACCGACAACCTTTgcagataaatttcaaaataaagcTTCGATCGGTAAAGAGAGTGGTGAAACTTGCAACTATGCGTTGGATTCTACAGATGACagaattaataattcaaatttagaTCCATTATGCCAGACTTTAACTGGTCTACAGGTAAATACCAAAGTAAGACGGACCTTGGAAAATGTCGAGAAACAACTGCACAATGAGATCATAGATATTCTTAAGTATAGTAATTTGCCAGGGCAAAGAATCGTCAAGATGTTCAGTAGTGAATTCGAAGTTTTTATTAGTCGCGGTACTAGTGCCCTAATATATCAGGGCATCAACGACTGTACCGATACAAGCACTAGAATCGCATGTCTGGCAAAACTTCTACTCGATTTGAAAGAGTACATCAATGAGAAgaagtgaaaaagttggtaaaTAACTGTCAACAtaatatttcagaattattttaacaaaataataaataaaaataataaatataaaaaatgtatatatatatatatatatatataactactTTTTCAttagtatatattatattaaattatatatatatatctacatataCAAAGgtacaaatataaatacaagaattttcagttcaaagttttttcttaAGTTCAATATAACAATAGCATGAAAACTTTAAGTTCACATGACAATTTATGCCAAATGTGGTATCGTTTTTTACTGCCTCAACTTTCATAGCAATCAGATGGCATATCCCATGCTAAATTGAGCAACACCTGATCCTGGCCATTTCTGATCAggttcatattatttttatatcattctTTTTAATCCAAGAAcctttgaattgtttttttgttcgaatgattttttaaatcacccGAAAGAAAAATCCAAAACGCTTCTGAATTGAGTGAGAACAATCATTCCACGAGTTATGAAACAAGTTGGAAATGATCAGGATCACAATTTGATCGATCTAAAGAGGAATATTATACCCCATATACATTATTCGCTCCGATATAGAGCTTTCGTCTACCCATTTTCACTTCTGTATAAAGTtcatgtaattaatttttactctGTTACAAATAATAACTCGTGATTAAACTAAAACTCGAATTATTAGCGTGAATATAGAACAGCGTATTTTCTAATAATATATTACTATTGAGATATGGAAATTCATTCACTTGATGGAGCGTAAGTTttctgattaaatttgaatggCCTGACTGATATTGGTAGAAGTAACGCTTTATActaattttcatatatacaCTTTTGCTGTTGTAAACTGTGTAACAGTAAGTAAAcgtttttatatttgaatataaataattacgaTTGCATATGCTGGCAGATTGTTATCCcgaattaaataaatacattccAATAACCATTTAAacaaaagaattaatttttctcaatgttcTCAAactaatatcaattttctaatGCAATGATTCTTATATCActtaaaattgtataaaattttcaaccattccCAAATTGACTTCTAGGTTCATCTAGGTATTGCAAAGGAAATCTACATAATAGAAGTTTCACGAACTTGGAATTGTAAGAAGGTAATGTGGGAGAAAGATTTAGTACATTTATAAGTAACCAGGTGGTTACTGCGCAAGAGAGATATAAAATTGGAGATACAACTTGAGCAAGAGACAACTAAGTTGATGATCAAGTATATGACCCTAACATGCCTAAATCATTTTGTCAGactgaagtttgtaacgttattgtaacgatgtATCTTTATATAAACTCGTTCTTTTGCAATTTTAGGATTacctgaaatttagtaaaccgttAATAAAGCATCAACAAACAACTCAGATTTCATTTAACTTCATCGGTTATTTTAAAGGTGTAAAATAGTAActtttgtttcaacgtttcgatacgttcacgttactaacttcagccttgtATCATTTTACTGTAGCATCATATAATAAATACTTACGTCGGTATACGAGTTGCCAAACATCTGACTACCTTATCACCGCCTCGCCTCTGAATCTGCCATTCTCAGATATACAATTCAAAACCAGTATACACCACACAGTTCCCGATATGGATGATCCCGATGAGgatatttagaattttatgGTGCTAGCGAATTGTAAACATATCAATGAAAATGGTattgtatgtatgcatacacaGATGTATATGCGCAGTGTAATTCTGATGTATGAAACTCGTTCACTTATTCTTACCCTCGGAATATCTTCTCCGAAAGGTGCCTAATGGTGGAACCAAAGGATGATAAGGGCTGACGAAACTCCAAACACTACAATGTAAAACTGAACACTCACCGAGTATTCTATCCAACCCACGCGTCTGTGTTTGGGCCTCTGGTCGGCACATTGGCATTGGtgtgaaaacaaataaatatacaatcgGAAACTACGAATTATAATCGAACCGAAAAGCACGAAAAATAACCTTAACCTTACTCATATCTGTTTGCATTGGACTGATCTCTATTATTTGCATTGCGAGCTGTCATTTTCTTATTCCTCCTCTGctctttttttacattaggATCCATCTGGATTCTACGTGTAACATATACGGACTAGGCTGCAATTTGTTATCGCCATCTTTTCCGGACTAGTGGTTTTATCTTTGATGTTACGTGACGTGATCGGTGAGATATGGGCACATCTTGTGTTTGGAAAAGTTTTGGAACACGGTTAAGAGACAAAAACAATCATATGAAAATCTATCGCATTCGAGGCATTGTTAGGTATTCCATGTTTTTTGCAGGGTTGTGCAGTGTTGAATGATTGCCCTGACAGTTCGATTAGATCAAACCAGCtcgtgtgatgaaaaaaatatacttccgATGATATGTACACAAACGAAATACCGGGTCATACTAACGTTATTCATTGAAACATGATTTTTTATCAGATCAGTGTTTTTCTTTAATTACTACCACCTCTTGGTCGCACTCTTATGTATAACTTTTAGGTTATGTTCGTTATTTCAGTTTAACTTATTACGAAAGTCGGGTAGTATAAGCTTATCAAATAATGCATTTAAGATTAATTGATCGATCGTATTTTATTGACCTTTTCTCATCCTCTTATTCATATCTTAAATGAGTGTCCTAAAGTAAACATGTTTTGACACATCCCATTGGGAAGCGCGATGGAAGTTTGTCAAAGGAACGATAGTGACGATGTGACATCGATACTAGATGAGGATTATCAAGATGTCTTGAAGGATCTTCCGCAAGTATTGGATTTCATACGAAAACTACAAAACCACATCAGAtggcagaaaaagaaaataaacaaactgcGAAACAAATTGAATGGTTGCGTGAGTTCATTTTTACAATGTGACACCTTACGCCACTTATCAAGCAAATTGCATTCATTTTTACCCGTAAATTTAcagaagaaaggaaaattgcAATCTGCTGAAAAGCTACTCGTCGACTGTGCAACGCAAACGGAATTAAAAAACGCTGATCATAATTCGGCCACCAGTCAAGACTGGAACTTGAGCAAGTTAGAAAATGGGGAAAACATTGTTGAGCAGGTTACAAAAGCGGCTGAATCTGCTCTACAGCAAACCGGATTTGTTTATGAAGAAACGTCCGGCCTTTACTACGATTATAACACCGGATATTATTACGATGcggtaaatttttacatttgatTATAAATTCTGAAATCTTGGCTCACGTCACTGCAGAATCATGAACTTTATTGGGATTTAATCCCCAGTGAAGATCTAAAtcagaaatattaatttctcttactttgaaaataaattcaaaccaTGTGAtattctttgtttatttattgcagGAACAAGGACTTTATTACGATGGAAACTCAGGGACCTATTACTGCTACGATGAAACGAGCAAAACTTACAAGTTTCACAGTCAAACTCAAGTCTCATCGAGTGAAGTATCAGTACAGAAAGgggaaattgtgaaaaagGAGAAGCGAAAAGCCAGGAAGGCAAATAAGGTATCGTCGGAATTGATCGTTTGTGAATAAATGTTGTGCTTGTTGAAAGTGAGATGACGAATCGAACATACCCGATACCAGAATCACTGTTTAAAGCTGTAAAAACGACAAATATAGAAATTTATGCACCATTAACGAAGTCATTATTTATTCCTTTTTGTTTCAGGTTTCGGATGAGATACATGAGTTAATAACTGGCCTTTCAAACATAACAATTGAAAGATCTAGACAGCACGCCTTAGGTAAATATCCAATACCTTTAATACCTACACGTGTCTCTCTTATAGGATATGGCGAAAAAGCGAAAAATTCTTGCAAGTGGGCGCGAGTCGGGTGACGATGAACACGAAGAGGGTGAATGTTCTGCCAGTGATAACAGCCTGAGCACGCAGGATGTTGCTTCTGAAATATCCTCTAGTGACGAGAGCGAAAACGAAGTTGAACAAGgtttatttatgtttatttttcggcaaaaattCACAAGTCTATAATATTTCGGATAGGGATTCTTGCTGGTTAGGGTGAAAATAAAGTATTAAAGCAAATTAACTTcatatcaaaattcaaatttctgttTCGTTTCCACCACTTGCCGTCATGGTTTGCTATTGATACAGACTCGTCacgttttttcattattgcaGCACTTCAAACAGGAAAAACCCACATATAATAATCCTTTTGTTACAGAGTTGACCAAAACCTATCCGCCTTGCATTAGAATTATTGTAAAGGAAACCAGTTTGCCAAAATTAAAACCTGGTTCCTTATTTCTTGTCGCTTATACCGGTGGCTCTATGGGCAGAGAAGGTGATCACTCTGTTCTCATACAAGATATCAACATAAGCAAGGTTGGTTACTGTTAAAGATGTCATGTAATGCTTTTTTGAGAAAtacatttgaatttcagaagcCATTTTGTTCTAaaacattttaattataatctgaa
The Neodiprion fabricii isolate iyNeoFabr1 chromosome 1, iyNeoFabr1.1, whole genome shotgun sequence DNA segment above includes these coding regions:
- the LOC124188077 gene encoding uncharacterized protein LOC124188077, which encodes MQQPTSRLHNLMAKYRVKPSYELISSENGQGFNKFVMRIICPISRDSLTLTAEGCYGLSKKEAKCNAAEAFMEKYLNANYKTFARTQEYTTCVINIDPVNRHLVLQNLCSLNNLGQPKYADMSVDSLHSTVFKVECKVFYLCAVGQGRSKDAARLEATTKMIKILMEAASICEIFESESMISSHSNDIVCLSDNLRGPQLSVPICIFGKRKSSNVLTEVCAVNDASMKSGSKTSVDSNLGNKPYGLFKYRNKIREREQDSADAAASVEPTTFADKFQNKASIGKESGETCNYALDSTDDRINNSNLDPLCQTLTGLQVNTKVRRTLENVEKQLHNEIIDILKYSNLPGQRIVKMFSSEFEVFISRGTSALIYQGINDCTDTSTRIACLAKLLLDLKEYINEKK
- the LOC124188064 gene encoding angiogenic factor with G patch and FHA domains 1 isoform X2 encodes the protein MEVCQRNDSDDVTSILDEDYQDVLKDLPQVLDFIRKLQNHIRWQKKKINKLRNKLNGCKKGKLQSAEKLLVDCATQTELKNADHNSATSQDWNLSKLENGENIVEQVTKAAESALQQTGFVYEETSGLYYDYNTGYYYDAEQGLYYDGNSGTYYCYDETSKTYKFHSQTQVSSSEVSVQKGEIVKKEKRKARKANKVSDEIHELITGLSNITIERSRQHALELTKTYPPCIRIIVKETSLPKLKPGSLFLVAYTGGSMGREGDHSVLIQDINISKQHARFQYDEINKRYEIIDLGSRNGTILNGKRLSVAKQESEPFEIVHGSIIQVGGTKLLCHIHNGHETCGHCEPGLVQQNVNAEGSTTKKQNQHKSELRRLKYKFGVEKNNVKTSSQVAAGYQDRAQARRVLVGSLNHHAKTQQSSVDVSIASDNKGFKLLSKMGWTEGQSLGKDGDGRIEPVPIVSNHNKAGLGASDAGMVPNLDSDPNTEKKQAMWKKTQQRYQEIPD
- the LOC124188064 gene encoding angiogenic factor with G patch and FHA domains 1 isoform X3 — its product is MEVCQRNDSDDVTSILDEDYQDVLKDLPQVLDFIRKLQNHIRWQKKKINKLRNKLNGCKKGKLQSAEKLLVDCATQTELKNADHNSATSQDWNLSKLENGENIVEQVTKAAESALQQTGFVYEETSGLYYDYNTGYYYDAEQGLYYDGNSGTYYCYDETSKTYKFHSQTQVSSSEVSVQKGEIVKKEKRKARKANKDMAKKRKILASGRESGDDEHEEGECSASDNSLSTQDVASEISSSDESENEVEQELTKTYPPCIRIIVKETSLPKLKPGSLFLVAYTGGSMGREGDHSVLIQDINISKQHARFQYDEINKRYEIIDLGSRNGTILNGKRLSVAKQESEPFEIVHGSIIQVGGTKLLCHIHNGHETCGHCEPGLVQQNVNAEGSTTKKQNQHKSELRRLKYKFGVEKNNVKTSSQVAAGYQDRAQARRVLVGSLNHHAKTQQSSVDVSIASDNKGFKLLSKMGWTEGQSLGKDGDGRIEPVRWLHWKFEGAHS
- the LOC124188064 gene encoding angiogenic factor with G patch and FHA domains 1 isoform X4; the encoded protein is MEVCQRNDSDDVTSILDEDYQDVLKDLPQVLDFIRKLQNHIRWQKKKINKLRNKLNGCKKGKLQSAEKLLVDCATQTELKNADHNSATSQDWNLSKLENGENIVEQVTKAAESALQQTGFVYEETSGLYYDYNTGYYYDAEQGLYYDGNSGTYYCYDETSKTYKFHSQTQVSSSEVSVQKGEIVKKEKRKARKANKDMAKKRKILASGRESGDDEHEEGECSASDNSLSTQDVASEISSSDESENEVEQELTKTYPPCIRIIVKETSLPKLKPGSLFLVAYTGGSMGREGDHSVLIQDINISKQHARFQYDEINKRYEIIDLGSRNGTILNGKRLSVAKQESEPFEIVHGSIIQVGGTKLLCHIHNGHETCGHCEPGLVQQNVNAEGSTTKKQNQHKSELRRLKYKFGVEKNNVKTSSQVAAGYQDRAQARRVLVGSLNHHAKTQQSSVDVSIASDNKGFKLLSKMGWTEGQSLGKDGDGRIEPCVWSRCRRTRRAS
- the LOC124188064 gene encoding angiogenic factor with G patch and FHA domains 1 isoform X1; the protein is MEVCQRNDSDDVTSILDEDYQDVLKDLPQVLDFIRKLQNHIRWQKKKINKLRNKLNGCKKGKLQSAEKLLVDCATQTELKNADHNSATSQDWNLSKLENGENIVEQVTKAAESALQQTGFVYEETSGLYYDYNTGYYYDAEQGLYYDGNSGTYYCYDETSKTYKFHSQTQVSSSEVSVQKGEIVKKEKRKARKANKDMAKKRKILASGRESGDDEHEEGECSASDNSLSTQDVASEISSSDESENEVEQELTKTYPPCIRIIVKETSLPKLKPGSLFLVAYTGGSMGREGDHSVLIQDINISKQHARFQYDEINKRYEIIDLGSRNGTILNGKRLSVAKQESEPFEIVHGSIIQVGGTKLLCHIHNGHETCGHCEPGLVQQNVNAEGSTTKKQNQHKSELRRLKYKFGVEKNNVKTSSQVAAGYQDRAQARRVLVGSLNHHAKTQQSSVDVSIASDNKGFKLLSKMGWTEGQSLGKDGDGRIEPVPIVSNHNKAGLGASDAGMVPNLDSDPNTEKKQAMWKKTQQRYQEIPD